A single genomic interval of Nonomuraea rubra harbors:
- a CDS encoding FAD-dependent oxidoreductase — protein MRGTFEVAVIGAGVGGLCLAQGLHRAGVRVTVYERDLTPANRLQGYRLHINPLGAQALRECLSPELWQAFLATTGRGGLDFVFMTEQLKPLIKLEADRRDANWRDHHSVSRITLRQILLTGLGEVVRFGRTFERYERTADGRITIHFADGSTATADVLVAADGSGSRVRQQYLPRAERIDTGITRVAGKFPLDEETKRQVPAQLYEGLTNIVPARGYSMFCAPHDFGGDPVVLPGGIGASERDGAMHDNTSSYVLWAFGAETRHFPENAATLPGAEIRELVLRMVADWHPDLLRMITMTDPDTVSLLPIRSAVPAEPWPATNITLLGDAIHTMAPHLGLGANTALRDAGLLCRELSAAAAGDTDVVAAIGAYERQMSEYGFAAVRDSLRTARRFVTRSPLARRGFRAFLRTAQRIPALKERAFGAGAA, from the coding sequence ATGAGAGGCACCTTCGAGGTAGCAGTCATCGGTGCAGGGGTGGGCGGGCTCTGCCTGGCCCAGGGGCTGCACCGGGCCGGCGTACGCGTCACCGTCTACGAGCGGGACCTCACCCCGGCCAACCGCCTGCAGGGCTATCGCCTGCACATCAACCCGCTCGGCGCGCAGGCGCTGCGCGAGTGCCTGAGCCCCGAGTTGTGGCAGGCGTTCCTGGCCACCACCGGCAGGGGCGGGCTCGACTTCGTCTTCATGACCGAGCAGCTCAAGCCGCTGATCAAGCTGGAGGCCGACCGGCGGGACGCCAACTGGCGCGACCACCACTCGGTCAGCCGGATCACCCTGCGCCAGATCCTGCTCACCGGCCTGGGCGAGGTGGTGCGCTTCGGCAGGACGTTCGAGCGGTACGAGCGCACGGCGGACGGCCGGATCACGATCCACTTCGCGGACGGGTCCACCGCCACGGCCGACGTCCTGGTGGCCGCCGACGGCAGCGGATCGAGGGTGCGGCAGCAGTACCTGCCCCGGGCGGAGCGGATCGACACGGGCATCACCCGCGTGGCCGGCAAGTTCCCGCTCGACGAGGAGACGAAGCGGCAGGTCCCGGCGCAGCTCTACGAGGGGCTCACGAACATCGTCCCGGCCAGGGGATACTCCATGTTCTGCGCGCCGCACGACTTCGGTGGCGACCCCGTCGTGCTGCCCGGCGGCATCGGGGCCAGCGAGCGTGACGGCGCCATGCACGACAACACGAGCAGCTACGTGTTGTGGGCCTTCGGCGCCGAGACCCGGCACTTCCCCGAGAACGCGGCCACGCTCCCGGGGGCGGAGATCCGCGAGCTCGTGCTGCGGATGGTCGCGGACTGGCATCCGGACCTGCTGCGGATGATCACCATGACAGATCCGGACACGGTGTCCCTGCTCCCCATCCGCAGCGCCGTGCCGGCGGAGCCGTGGCCGGCCACGAACATCACGCTGCTCGGTGACGCCATCCACACCATGGCCCCGCACCTGGGCCTCGGCGCCAACACCGCGCTGCGCGACGCCGGGCTGCTCTGCCGGGAGCTGAGCGCCGCCGCGGCCGGCGACACGGACGTCGTGGCGGCGATCGGCGCCTACGAGCGGCAGATGAGCGAGTACGGCTTCGCCGCCGTGCGCGACTCGCTGAGGACGGCCAGGCGGTTCGTCACCAGGAGCCCGCTGGCGCGGCGCGGCTTCCGCGCCTTCCTGCGCACTGCCCAGCGGATCCCGGCACTGAAGGAACGGGCCTTCGGCGCCGGCGCCGCCTGA
- a CDS encoding HD domain-containing protein — protein sequence MPTSEITIPGTKLAAEATELVRESTSDLIFHHSRRVYFWGVMQGHNRGLSFDPELLYIGAMFHDLGLNEEHRGSGRRFEVDSADAARRFLQEHQVPEDSVRRVWTAIALHTTPGIPEFMEPEVALVTAGVEYDVLGIGYHDLSEEQRAQVTALHPRPDFKHQILQAFADGIAPKPETTFGNVKADVLERYVPGFRRGNFVDTILQSPWPE from the coding sequence ATGCCCACCAGCGAGATCACCATTCCCGGCACCAAGCTCGCCGCCGAGGCGACCGAGCTGGTGCGGGAGTCGACCAGCGACCTGATCTTCCACCACTCCCGGCGGGTCTACTTCTGGGGCGTGATGCAGGGCCACAACCGCGGGTTGAGTTTCGACCCCGAGCTGCTCTACATCGGCGCGATGTTCCACGATCTCGGGTTGAACGAGGAGCATCGCGGCAGTGGCCGCCGGTTCGAGGTGGACAGTGCCGACGCGGCCCGCCGGTTCCTCCAGGAGCATCAGGTGCCGGAGGACAGCGTCCGCCGGGTGTGGACGGCGATCGCCCTGCACACGACGCCGGGCATCCCCGAGTTCATGGAGCCCGAGGTGGCGCTGGTCACGGCCGGGGTGGAGTACGACGTGCTGGGCATCGGCTACCACGATCTCAGCGAGGAGCAGCGGGCCCAGGTCACGGCGCTGCATCCGCGGCCGGATTTCAAGCACCAGATCCTGCAGGCGTTCGCCGACGGCATCGCGCCCAAGCCGGAGACCACCTTCGGCAACGTCAAGGCCGACGTGCTCGAACGCTACGTGCCCGGCTTCCGGCGCGGCAACTTCGTCGACACCATCCTTCAGTCGCCCTGGCCCGAGTGA
- a CDS encoding ABC transporter ATP-binding protein — translation MTPPQMAIQVHGLEKSYQNLHVLRGVTFEVAPGSIFALLGSNGAGKTTAVKILATLLKPDAGTARVNGFDVSTHSSNVRESISLTGQFAAVDDILTGRENLILVARLRHLNNPGQIADDLLARFSLTDAGGRKVATYSGGMRRRLDIAMSLIGHPPVIFLDEPTTGLDPQARLEVWQAVQDLAAGGTTVLLTTQYLDEAEHLADRIAILHQGRILVNGTLAELKQLLPPAKVEYIEKQPTLEDVFLSLVGTTAQGQPR, via the coding sequence ATGACCCCACCCCAGATGGCCATCCAGGTGCACGGCCTGGAGAAGTCCTACCAGAACCTGCACGTGCTACGCGGCGTGACCTTCGAGGTGGCGCCCGGCAGCATCTTCGCCCTGCTCGGCTCCAACGGCGCCGGCAAGACCACCGCCGTGAAGATCCTCGCCACGCTGCTCAAACCGGACGCCGGCACCGCCCGCGTCAACGGCTTCGACGTGAGCACCCACTCCTCGAACGTGCGCGAGTCGATCAGCCTGACCGGCCAGTTCGCCGCCGTGGACGACATCCTCACCGGCCGCGAGAACCTGATCCTGGTCGCCCGGCTACGCCACCTGAACAACCCCGGCCAGATCGCCGACGACCTGCTCGCCCGTTTCTCCCTCACCGACGCCGGCGGCCGCAAGGTCGCCACCTACTCCGGCGGCATGCGCCGCCGCCTGGACATCGCGATGAGCCTGATCGGCCACCCGCCGGTCATCTTCCTCGACGAGCCCACCACCGGCCTGGACCCCCAAGCCCGCCTCGAGGTCTGGCAAGCCGTCCAGGACCTCGCCGCCGGCGGCACCACCGTCCTGCTCACCACCCAATACCTGGACGAAGCCGAACATCTCGCCGACCGGATCGCGATCCTGCACCAGGGCCGCATCCTGGTCAACGGCACCCTGGCCGAGCTCAAACAACTCCTGCCACCCGCCAAGGTCGAATACATCGAAAAGCAGCCGACCCTGGAGGACGTCTTCCTCTCCCTCGTCGGCACCACAGCCCAAGGACAGCCGCGATGA
- a CDS encoding DUF1048 domain-containing protein: MTTESNEPRSRLQQALELVTGSLEDKKRWRTYKARVKALPENYRIAVEALERYLMHFGPADGTGAMSMYEDLADLFEQSAADRTPIRDLFGDDPIEFVEAFMANYPLGHYRRRERERFTSAITRAAQHDRTQQ; the protein is encoded by the coding sequence ATGACCACGGAGTCGAACGAGCCGCGCAGCCGCCTGCAGCAGGCACTGGAACTCGTCACCGGATCCCTGGAGGACAAGAAACGCTGGCGCACCTACAAGGCCCGGGTCAAGGCGCTGCCGGAGAACTACCGGATCGCGGTCGAGGCGCTGGAGCGCTACCTGATGCACTTCGGGCCGGCCGACGGCACCGGCGCGATGAGCATGTACGAGGACCTGGCCGACCTGTTCGAGCAGAGCGCGGCCGACCGGACCCCGATCCGCGACCTGTTCGGCGACGACCCGATCGAGTTCGTCGAGGCGTTCATGGCCAACTACCCGCTCGGCCACTACCGCAGACGCGAGCGCGAGCGCTTCACCAGCGCCATCACCCGCGCCGCGCAACACGACAGGACACAGCAATGA
- a CDS encoding PadR family transcriptional regulator, producing the protein MGKQMTEMLKGTLEGIVLAILAGRPAYGYEITAWLRERGFADIAEGTIYALLVRIEQRGLVDVDKVPSEKGPPRKVYSLNAQGRAYLDEFWRTWSFLAERLEQLREGGNQK; encoded by the coding sequence ATGGGCAAGCAGATGACCGAAATGCTCAAGGGAACACTGGAGGGCATCGTCCTGGCGATCCTCGCCGGCCGGCCCGCCTACGGCTACGAGATCACCGCCTGGCTGCGCGAGCGGGGCTTCGCCGACATCGCCGAGGGCACCATCTACGCCCTGCTGGTCCGCATCGAGCAACGCGGCCTGGTCGACGTGGACAAGGTGCCGTCGGAGAAGGGGCCGCCACGCAAGGTGTACTCCCTGAACGCGCAGGGACGGGCCTACCTCGACGAGTTCTGGAGGACCTGGAGCTTCCTCGCAGAACGCCTCGAACAGCTCCGCGAAGGGGGCAACCAGAAATGA
- a CDS encoding ABC transporter permease, whose translation MSKHFFGDTTVLLGRSLRHITRSPDTIITTAIMPIAMMLMFVYVFGGAINTGSNTSYVNYMLPGILLITVASGIAYTAYRLFMDLQGGIFERFQSMPTARSSVLWAHVLTSLVANLVSLAVVMLVALLMGFRSSAGILAWLSVAGILTLFTLALTWIAVIPGLTAKTMEGASAFSYPLIFLPFLSSAFVPTDTMPTILRIFADNQPVTSIVNAIRALFAEQPVGTDIWIALGWCAGILAVAYAFAMTTYRRKIS comes from the coding sequence ATGAGCAAGCACTTCTTCGGCGACACCACCGTCCTGCTCGGACGCTCCCTGCGCCACATCACCCGCAGCCCCGACACCATCATCACCACCGCGATCATGCCGATCGCCATGATGCTCATGTTCGTCTACGTGTTCGGCGGCGCCATCAACACCGGATCGAACACCTCCTACGTCAACTACATGCTGCCCGGCATCCTGCTCATCACCGTCGCCTCCGGCATCGCCTACACCGCCTACCGGCTGTTCATGGACCTGCAGGGCGGCATCTTCGAACGCTTCCAATCCATGCCGACCGCCCGCTCCTCGGTGCTGTGGGCCCACGTGCTGACCTCCCTGGTCGCCAACCTCGTCTCCCTCGCCGTCGTCATGCTCGTCGCCCTGCTCATGGGCTTCCGCTCCAGCGCCGGCATCCTGGCCTGGCTGTCGGTGGCCGGCATCCTCACCCTGTTCACCCTGGCACTCACCTGGATCGCCGTCATCCCCGGCCTGACGGCCAAGACCATGGAAGGCGCCAGCGCCTTCTCCTACCCGCTGATCTTCCTGCCCTTCCTCAGCTCCGCCTTCGTGCCCACCGACACCATGCCCACCATCCTGCGCATCTTCGCCGACAACCAGCCGGTCACCTCCATCGTCAACGCCATCCGCGCCCTGTTCGCCGAACAGCCCGTCGGCACCGACATCTGGATCGCCCTCGGCTGGTGCGCCGGCATCCTCGCCGTCGCCTACGCCTTCGCCATGACCACCTACCGCCGCAAGATCTCCTGA
- a CDS encoding methyltransferase — protein sequence MSLPETATPLVRTATGFFQAQALFAGIELGLFARICTAPATAEEIQREFGLHPKLTRDYLDSLVAMELLGRDGSSYRASPLTATYLDPRKPEYMGGFLAHNQRRLYPAWGNLPGFLRSGESLVKQLSEGDFTDGLYADPKRTRHFADAMDGYAVLLGRPLAEKYPWESVKSFTDLGGCRGLLTMRLAAAHGHLRGVTFDLPPLEPLFDELVEKEAGDSDLRDRVSYHAGSFFTDDLPDTQVYILGHVLHDWVDERRRALVNRAFEQLPPGGTLLVYDSMIDDERRDAAFGLLMSLNMAMISGSSEYTVSEGIGWMKEAGFEVEQPVALNELSTLLIGNKPV from the coding sequence ACCGCAACACCCCTTGTCAGGACGGCAACGGGATTCTTCCAGGCGCAGGCCCTGTTCGCCGGGATCGAGCTGGGCCTGTTCGCCCGCATCTGCACCGCGCCGGCCACCGCCGAGGAGATCCAGCGCGAGTTCGGCCTGCATCCGAAGCTGACGCGCGACTACCTGGACTCGCTGGTCGCCATGGAACTGCTCGGCCGCGACGGCTCCTCCTACCGGGCCTCCCCCCTCACCGCCACCTACCTCGACCCGCGCAAGCCCGAGTACATGGGCGGCTTCCTCGCCCACAACCAGCGCCGCCTGTACCCCGCCTGGGGCAACCTGCCCGGCTTCCTGCGCTCCGGCGAGAGCCTGGTCAAGCAGCTCTCCGAGGGCGACTTCACCGACGGCCTGTACGCCGACCCCAAGCGCACCCGCCACTTCGCCGACGCCATGGACGGCTACGCGGTGCTGCTCGGCCGCCCGCTCGCGGAGAAGTACCCGTGGGAGAGCGTCAAGTCCTTCACCGACCTCGGCGGCTGCCGCGGTCTGCTCACGATGCGGCTCGCCGCGGCCCACGGCCACCTGCGCGGGGTGACCTTCGACCTGCCCCCGCTGGAGCCGCTCTTCGACGAGCTCGTCGAGAAGGAGGCCGGCGACAGCGACCTGCGCGATCGCGTTTCCTACCACGCGGGCAGCTTCTTCACCGACGACCTGCCCGACACCCAGGTGTACATCCTCGGCCACGTGCTGCACGACTGGGTGGACGAGCGCCGCCGCGCGCTGGTGAACCGGGCGTTCGAGCAGCTTCCCCCCGGCGGCACCCTGCTCGTCTACGACAGCATGATCGACGACGAGCGCCGCGACGCCGCGTTCGGCCTGCTGATGAGCCTCAACATGGCCATGATCAGCGGATCCTCGGAGTACACGGTGTCCGAGGGGATCGGGTGGATGAAGGAGGCGGGGTTCGAGGTCGAGCAGCCGGTCGCGCTGAACGAGCTCAGCACCCTGCTCATCGGCAACAAGCCGGTCTGA
- a CDS encoding phosphotransferase family protein gives MIPQPPEPTAEDLLEIADALLPGHSLDDARITAGNLHHVVLLPGTAAVRVSKRPSSAQEMPRRMEVLREISRAGLPFKVPEPLTPVTWFGERTAVAVSWVEGEELPEGQGDPGQIGKLLRAVREVAVTPRLRELLYAPGDKGWAEILAEQVVPGLPDRWRDTCRRRLEVARDLEPVPDVLVHGDLGGSNVHWSRGGQLVGVLDWDQAHLFDPAIDAALMAWHGWDNVEMAVEPETYRRARIYDAPFGVGHLVGVLDGRPLTNVEGYVRSIVGWLERDC, from the coding sequence ATGATCCCCCAGCCCCCCGAACCGACCGCCGAGGATCTGCTGGAGATCGCCGACGCCCTGCTCCCCGGCCACTCCCTCGACGACGCTCGGATCACGGCCGGAAACCTGCACCACGTCGTGCTCCTTCCGGGCACGGCGGCCGTACGGGTGAGCAAGCGGCCGTCGTCGGCCCAGGAGATGCCGCGCCGCATGGAGGTGCTGCGCGAGATCTCGCGGGCTGGGCTGCCGTTCAAGGTGCCGGAGCCGCTCACGCCCGTGACGTGGTTCGGCGAGCGTACGGCGGTGGCCGTCTCCTGGGTCGAAGGCGAGGAACTACCCGAGGGGCAGGGCGACCCCGGCCAGATCGGGAAGCTGCTGCGCGCCGTACGGGAAGTCGCCGTCACGCCGCGGCTGAGGGAGCTGCTGTACGCCCCGGGGGACAAGGGCTGGGCCGAGATCCTTGCCGAGCAGGTCGTTCCGGGGCTGCCGGACAGGTGGCGCGACACGTGCCGCAGGCGTCTCGAAGTGGCGCGCGATCTGGAGCCCGTGCCGGATGTGCTCGTTCACGGCGATCTGGGCGGCTCCAACGTCCATTGGAGCAGGGGCGGGCAGTTGGTCGGCGTGCTGGATTGGGATCAGGCCCATCTGTTCGACCCCGCCATCGACGCTGCTCTGATGGCCTGGCATGGCTGGGACAACGTCGAAATGGCCGTGGAGCCCGAGACCTACCGTCGTGCTCGGATTTACGATGCTCCCTTCGGTGTCGGGCATCTTGTTGGGGTTCTCGATGGGCGGCCGCTGACGAACGTCGAGGGGTACGTGCGTAGCATCGTCGGCTGGCTTGAGAGGGACTGCTGA